A part of Haladaptatus caseinilyticus genomic DNA contains:
- a CDS encoding ArdC-like ssDNA-binding domain-containing protein, producing the protein MALSTNSAVSFDEYDTRRDEMHSAIEQWIGDLTALIDEARASQQFQEWLTVQSKFHDYSHRNTLLITLQCPNATKVAGYNTWRTEFDRHVKEGEQGIWIWAPIITKQCPNCENSPSYHEQSACEYDETPPEAWSKGLVGFKPTAVFDVSQTEGEPLPELETEANGNAENLVSSLQDAADELGVTVRIVNADNWEHGKARGVCKQRSLYDLQPIVEVKARANHADLAVTLIHEYAHALLHFDVDDACERSKREVEAEAVAYIVGRYVGLDTSGSAFYLAAWQDNTQDGIQDRLGRIRTTAAKIIKAVETRRECS; encoded by the coding sequence ATGGCTTTGAGTACCAACTCTGCGGTGTCGTTCGACGAATACGACACCCGACGTGACGAAATGCACAGCGCGATCGAACAATGGATTGGCGACCTCACTGCCTTGATCGACGAGGCACGAGCGAGTCAGCAATTCCAGGAGTGGTTAACTGTTCAATCCAAATTCCACGACTACTCCCACCGGAACACGCTCTTGATCACGCTCCAATGTCCAAATGCGACGAAGGTGGCGGGCTACAACACGTGGCGAACTGAGTTCGATCGCCATGTGAAGGAAGGCGAGCAGGGGATCTGGATCTGGGCGCCGATCATCACAAAGCAGTGTCCTAACTGCGAGAATTCACCGAGCTACCACGAGCAAAGCGCGTGTGAATACGACGAGACACCGCCTGAAGCGTGGTCAAAAGGACTCGTTGGATTCAAACCCACGGCTGTGTTCGATGTGTCCCAAACAGAGGGTGAACCACTTCCCGAATTGGAGACCGAAGCAAATGGAAATGCTGAAAATCTCGTGTCTTCCCTTCAAGATGCAGCCGATGAACTCGGTGTAACGGTTCGTATCGTTAATGCCGACAACTGGGAACACGGTAAGGCAAGGGGTGTCTGCAAACAGCGGAGTCTGTACGATCTCCAGCCCATCGTCGAAGTGAAAGCACGGGCAAATCACGCGGATCTCGCGGTGACGCTAATCCACGAATACGCGCACGCACTGCTACATTTCGATGTTGACGATGCGTGTGAGCGATCGAAACGTGAAGTCGAAGCAGAAGCCGTCGCGTACATCGTTGGTCGATACGTTGGGTTGGACACGAGTGGCTCAGCGTTCTACCTCGCAGCATGGCAGGACAATACTCAGGATGGGATTCAGGACCGACTTGGCCGGATTCGCACGACGGCGGCAAAAATTATCAAAGCTGTCGAAACAAGGCGAGAGTGTAGTTAG
- a CDS encoding DUF7260 family protein: MVQSRSLLFNRSSLSNAEQLVSNEESLVQAEIDAFKDFLDQLEEIPSHLDRTENESVHDTIQSRSPSSHMFSSAVQEAYRETVLAVDHWEDEYGENTALESITNEFSPEVAAGLTGGSTMWSHPLLDQLRHASEEAIKTRQQSYSLIAKERQQLKKLQRSLDDIGEELAAIERREFAFDECTDRLTSIQQQLDTLTADQQSYLRQRNRSNEDLFTTYVYADLDTEYPGLAAIATTYQLYDRIELRHWARAS; the protein is encoded by the coding sequence ATGGTACAGAGCAGGAGTCTATTATTCAACCGCTCGTCACTGTCAAACGCAGAGCAACTCGTTAGTAACGAAGAGTCCCTAGTTCAAGCTGAAATAGACGCGTTCAAGGACTTTCTCGACCAACTCGAGGAGATTCCGTCGCATCTCGATCGAACTGAAAATGAGTCAGTACATGACACAATTCAATCACGGTCGCCCTCCTCACACATGTTCTCGAGTGCGGTTCAGGAAGCCTACCGTGAAACTGTCCTTGCAGTAGATCATTGGGAAGACGAGTATGGTGAGAACACCGCCCTGGAGAGCATTACAAATGAATTCAGTCCTGAGGTGGCAGCTGGCTTGACAGGCGGGTCAACGATGTGGTCACACCCGTTGTTGGATCAACTCAGGCATGCGAGTGAGGAGGCTATCAAAACCCGCCAGCAATCGTACTCGTTGATAGCAAAAGAACGGCAACAACTGAAGAAGCTCCAGAGGTCGCTTGATGATATTGGTGAGGAGTTAGCTGCAATCGAGCGACGTGAGTTCGCTTTCGATGAGTGCACTGATCGACTTACGTCGATACAGCAGCAGTTGGATACGCTGACAGCCGATCAACAATCATATCTGCGTCAGCGCAATCGATCGAATGAAGATTTATTTACAACATATGTCTATGCCGACCTCGATACCGAGTATCCCGGGTTGGCAGCCATCGCTACAACTTACCAACTATATGACCGCATCGAACTTCGCCATTGGGCACGTGCGAGCTGA
- a CDS encoding MFS transporter, which yields MLSSIRQRIFSVTNPREVWLITVAHAVNEFYSVVLPPILPLLVNDFAISYGEAGALLTVFFATYSIFQLPAGVLADRIGQRWLLAGGMVVLAAGILVAAGAQNYSTLVVAEIIAGVGGSTYHPSGMSLISDLESGDTEGKAMGIHGLGGVVGTALAPALVGGLATLVDWRLALTVSAAVGVTYALVFLTLFPDIDRAEDTPAVESDGGTDTNKVSEKTTDDSARRWSSLTTLISVPLERWVAVLFLANLAIATEIGAVRTFITSYLVEHIGLSATVANGIFFIMLVGAGISSLGAGTLADAVDRQTLGVVAMGISTVILGATVFIPPIPIALFIWFFLLGLVMWAAIPTMNAITSEYSERSFSGSLFGVMLTAGSLGGAVGPLLFGIVAERFGMGMAFPFVASVSTVGTVAFLAMRRM from the coding sequence GTGTTGTCCTCAATCCGCCAGAGAATATTCTCAGTCACAAATCCCCGTGAAGTGTGGCTCATCACAGTCGCCCATGCAGTCAATGAGTTCTATAGTGTCGTACTTCCACCAATTCTCCCATTATTGGTGAACGACTTTGCTATTTCGTATGGAGAGGCAGGAGCATTGCTCACGGTATTTTTCGCCACATACTCGATCTTCCAGTTACCTGCAGGTGTCCTTGCAGATCGGATCGGCCAGCGATGGCTACTTGCAGGCGGGATGGTCGTATTAGCTGCAGGCATTCTTGTTGCTGCTGGAGCCCAAAACTATTCGACTCTTGTAGTCGCCGAAATCATTGCTGGCGTCGGGGGGAGCACCTACCATCCATCAGGGATGTCCTTGATTAGTGATCTGGAGAGTGGCGATACCGAGGGAAAAGCCATGGGAATACACGGTCTTGGCGGCGTTGTTGGAACTGCTCTTGCTCCGGCCCTTGTCGGCGGTCTTGCGACACTTGTTGACTGGCGACTTGCACTCACGGTCAGCGCAGCCGTTGGTGTTACCTATGCGTTGGTGTTCCTAACTTTGTTTCCCGATATCGATCGCGCCGAGGACACGCCTGCGGTAGAATCCGATGGGGGAACTGATACGAATAAAGTCTCTGAGAAGACTACTGACGACTCAGCAAGGCGATGGTCGAGTCTGACCACGCTTATCTCAGTACCACTTGAGCGATGGGTCGCAGTATTGTTTCTTGCCAATCTTGCTATCGCGACCGAAATTGGCGCAGTTCGTACCTTCATCACCTCGTATCTTGTTGAGCACATAGGACTGTCTGCCACTGTCGCCAACGGAATTTTCTTCATAATGCTCGTTGGTGCAGGTATCTCCTCGCTCGGTGCTGGGACCCTCGCAGATGCTGTAGATCGGCAGACACTCGGAGTTGTAGCGATGGGAATTTCGACAGTTATCTTGGGTGCAACTGTCTTCATTCCACCAATACCGATTGCACTGTTCATATGGTTCTTTTTGCTTGGACTTGTAATGTGGGCAGCCATCCCAACGATGAATGCGATCACCTCGGAGTATTCCGAGCGATCATTCAGTGGAAGTCTTTTTGGTGTGATGCTAACAGCAGGATCACTTGGTGGAGCGGTGGGACCGCTGTTATTCGGGATTGTTGCCGAGCGATTCGGTATGGGCATGGCTTTCCCGTTCGTAGCCAGTGTGAGTACCGTCGGCACCGTCGCTTTTCTCGCGATGCGTCGAATGTGA
- a CDS encoding 2-oxo acid dehydrogenase subunit E2 — MGYIIKMPKLGLEMDSGTLNVWTVSEGETVEEGAVVAEIESEKTTAEIDAREDGVLRRVFVEEGGVTEPGEPLGIVAAPDADIDDLIADVEGESAESVSETSAEAGGSNAPQEGDSQVVTDGSTASMSEVKATPRAKRRAEELNVDLTLIDGTGPQGAIAESDVEAAAEDESADATDDIKATPRAKRRAAELDVGLHLVEGTGPQGAVTEGDVETTAESMEDEAATAESMDEEATTAAVTDEPEIPTERVFATPSARRLARELGVDVESVGAEIDDRLTETDVRMAAEEMTSDEAETVPGTREEERPLTGMRSTIAERLGQSDREAVHVTEHRSADAEELLAAATAADEALSPDVSVTDILLAALSATLDAHPEFNATFEDNVHQLHEAHNICVAVDIDAGLIAPVIPDVDSLSVPDLAAKRKKVTDRALSDEYTMDDLTGGTITVSNLGVLGVERFDPVINPPQIAILGVNTIKREVVPTNDDDVAVRKRISFSLSFDHRIVDGADAARFLGTLVEHVENPWPLVIAAGEK, encoded by the coding sequence ATGGGATATATTATCAAGATGCCCAAATTGGGACTGGAAATGGACTCGGGGACACTCAACGTTTGGACCGTTTCTGAAGGCGAAACGGTGGAAGAGGGTGCCGTTGTCGCCGAAATCGAATCGGAGAAGACGACAGCTGAAATCGACGCGCGCGAGGATGGTGTGCTTCGACGGGTTTTCGTCGAGGAGGGCGGCGTGACCGAACCGGGGGAACCACTTGGCATCGTCGCCGCACCGGATGCGGATATTGACGACTTGATCGCGGACGTTGAGGGTGAATCTGCGGAGTCCGTATCCGAGACGTCTGCCGAGGCCGGGGGTTCGAATGCCCCACAGGAGGGCGACTCACAGGTTGTTACCGACGGCTCGACTGCATCGATGAGCGAAGTCAAGGCGACGCCGCGAGCAAAGCGACGGGCTGAAGAACTCAATGTGGATCTCACGCTCATCGACGGCACCGGCCCGCAGGGTGCTATCGCCGAAAGTGACGTCGAAGCAGCCGCCGAGGATGAATCGGCCGATGCGACTGACGACATAAAGGCGACACCACGAGCGAAACGTCGGGCAGCGGAGTTGGACGTAGGGCTCCATTTGGTCGAGGGAACCGGGCCACAGGGAGCCGTGACCGAAGGCGACGTGGAGACCACAGCGGAGTCGATGGAAGACGAAGCGGCTACAGCCGAATCGATGGACGAGGAAGCGACTACTGCCGCGGTCACCGACGAACCTGAGATCCCCACGGAACGGGTGTTCGCTACGCCGAGCGCTCGCCGACTCGCGCGCGAGTTGGGTGTTGATGTTGAATCCGTCGGAGCGGAAATCGACGACCGTCTTACGGAAACCGATGTTCGGATGGCAGCTGAGGAGATGACGAGCGACGAAGCCGAGACGGTACCCGGAACGCGGGAAGAAGAACGACCACTGACAGGGATGCGTAGTACCATCGCGGAGCGTCTCGGACAGAGTGACCGCGAAGCAGTTCACGTCACTGAACATCGGTCGGCCGATGCGGAGGAACTCCTCGCTGCCGCGACGGCCGCGGATGAGGCACTTTCTCCCGACGTGTCTGTGACTGATATCCTGTTGGCAGCACTATCGGCAACGCTTGACGCTCATCCGGAGTTCAACGCCACCTTCGAGGACAACGTTCACCAGTTACACGAAGCGCACAACATCTGTGTTGCCGTCGACATCGACGCCGGACTCATCGCACCCGTCATCCCGGATGTGGATTCGCTCTCAGTTCCCGACCTCGCGGCAAAGCGCAAGAAAGTGACTGACCGGGCGCTTTCCGACGAGTATACGATGGACGACCTCACGGGTGGAACCATAACCGTCTCGAATCTCGGTGTTCTCGGCGTGGAGCGTTTCGATCCGGTCATCAACCCGCCACAGATTGCCATTCTCGGCGTCAACACCATTAAACGCGAAGTGGTTCCAACCAATGACGACGATGTCGCCGTCCGCAAGCGTATTTCCTTTTCGCTCTCATTCGACCACCGTATCGTGGATGGCGCGGACGCCGCGCGATTCCTCGGGACGCTCGTTGAACACGTCGAAAACCCGTGGCCGCTCGTGATTGCGGCGGGCGAAAAGTAG
- a CDS encoding NAD(+)/NADH kinase, with amino-acid sequence MSPTVGLIVNPVAGRDIRRLTGGASVSSNYAKRRTAACVLEGVTMADDAEVLVMPDNAGLADRIVDGAPEDLTVDLLDMTVTASGEDARNAAKRFSDAADAVVVLGGDGTNRDVAHGIGDVPVVSISTGTNNVVPTAVDGTVAGIATGLIASRAVSADETTVRHGTVEAVVADGSGERRIRGLATLGLLDQQFVGTRAILDPEDVIGGVVSRASSNEIGLSGIAGGLAACRPDDPGGVGFRLGTTSEPQQEVHAVTVPGVLSRIPIEEYRVLDDGEVFAFDVATAVVSADGERELEVRDADVRLQPVSDGPRFVQIDAVVERAAKKELFRIE; translated from the coding sequence GTGTCCCCGACAGTCGGACTCATCGTCAACCCGGTCGCCGGCCGCGATATTCGGCGACTGACGGGTGGTGCGAGCGTTAGTAGCAACTACGCGAAGCGTCGGACGGCAGCCTGTGTCCTCGAAGGGGTGACGATGGCGGACGACGCCGAAGTTCTCGTCATGCCGGACAATGCCGGCCTCGCCGACCGAATCGTGGACGGCGCACCAGAGGATCTGACGGTCGACCTGCTGGATATGACGGTCACGGCGTCCGGTGAAGACGCACGAAACGCGGCAAAACGATTCTCGGATGCTGCCGATGCCGTGGTTGTACTTGGTGGCGACGGCACCAATCGCGACGTCGCCCACGGAATTGGGGACGTCCCTGTCGTCAGCATTTCGACCGGAACGAACAACGTAGTGCCCACCGCGGTCGATGGAACCGTTGCCGGTATTGCCACAGGACTCATCGCAAGCAGAGCAGTATCCGCCGACGAGACGACAGTTCGACACGGAACCGTCGAAGCGGTTGTCGCCGACGGGAGCGGCGAACGCCGCATTCGAGGGCTCGCGACCCTCGGGCTGTTGGATCAGCAGTTCGTCGGAACTCGAGCTATTCTCGACCCGGAAGACGTCATCGGGGGCGTCGTCTCACGGGCCTCATCAAATGAAATCGGTCTTTCTGGCATCGCCGGTGGACTCGCAGCCTGCCGTCCCGACGACCCTGGCGGTGTCGGGTTTCGACTCGGGACGACCAGCGAACCCCAACAGGAGGTACATGCGGTCACCGTTCCGGGCGTCCTCTCGCGTATCCCTATCGAGGAGTATCGCGTACTCGACGACGGCGAAGTGTTCGCGTTCGACGTCGCCACCGCCGTCGTCAGCGCCGACGGTGAACGTGAACTCGAAGTCCGCGATGCAGACGTCCGATTGCAACCTGTCAGTGACGGTCCACGGTTCGTCCAAATCGATGCGGTGGTAGAACGCGCCGCAAAAAAGGAGCTGTTTCGCATAGAGTGA
- a CDS encoding alpha-ketoacid dehydrogenase subunit beta, whose product MSTESMPSSGPSDTEEMTVREAIRLAMQEELNLDEDVFIVGEDVGEFGGVFEVTSGLVDEFGEDRVRDTPISEAGFMGAAVGAAATGTRPVVEIMFADFLGVCSEQIINQMAKNRYMFGGKTEMPVTVRTTEGGGMGAASQHSGTLHTWFAHFPGIIAVAPGTPRAAKGLLKSAIRSDDPVFVFENKAMYEQTGDVPLDEDFTIPLGTANVEREGDDVTVVATQRLVGESLELADKLAGETSVEVIDLRSLYPLDTDTLVESVDKTGRLIIADESPLSYGTHAEIATRVMENAFFSLDAPIQRVGVADVHIPFSPTLEEEVLPDADDVKAAIDRVV is encoded by the coding sequence ATGAGTACCGAGAGCATGCCCTCTTCGGGACCGTCAGACACCGAGGAGATGACAGTTCGGGAGGCGATTCGCCTTGCGATGCAGGAAGAACTGAACCTTGACGAGGACGTTTTCATCGTCGGCGAGGACGTCGGCGAGTTCGGCGGCGTCTTCGAGGTGACGAGCGGTCTCGTGGACGAGTTCGGGGAGGACCGAGTTCGGGACACGCCGATAAGCGAAGCCGGATTCATGGGCGCGGCGGTCGGTGCCGCGGCGACTGGAACGCGGCCCGTCGTGGAAATCATGTTCGCGGACTTCCTTGGCGTCTGCTCGGAGCAGATAATCAATCAGATGGCGAAAAACCGCTATATGTTTGGCGGCAAGACCGAGATGCCGGTGACGGTTCGAACGACCGAGGGCGGCGGAATGGGTGCTGCAAGTCAGCATTCCGGCACGCTGCACACGTGGTTCGCACACTTCCCGGGCATCATCGCCGTCGCCCCCGGAACGCCGCGAGCCGCAAAGGGGCTGTTGAAGTCAGCCATCCGTTCTGACGACCCGGTGTTCGTCTTCGAGAACAAGGCGATGTACGAACAGACGGGCGACGTTCCGCTTGACGAAGATTTCACCATCCCGCTCGGAACGGCGAACGTCGAACGCGAGGGTGACGACGTAACCGTTGTCGCGACACAACGGTTGGTCGGTGAATCGCTTGAACTCGCGGACAAACTCGCCGGCGAGACGAGCGTTGAGGTCATTGACCTCAGGTCGCTCTACCCACTTGATACCGACACACTCGTCGAGAGCGTGGACAAGACGGGGCGTCTCATTATCGCCGACGAAAGCCCGCTCTCATACGGAACTCACGCGGAGATTGCGACACGCGTCATGGAGAATGCGTTCTTCAGCCTCGATGCACCGATTCAGCGCGTCGGCGTCGCAGACGTACATATCCCGTTCAGTCCGACGTTGGAGGAAGAAGTCCTGCCAGACGCTGACGACGTGAAAGCGGCCATTGACCGCGTCGTATAA
- a CDS encoding thiamine pyrophosphate-dependent dehydrogenase E1 component subunit alpha: MVSIDIETESGQKEALRRMLTIRAFDTKAGELFGDGELPGFVHLYIGEEAVGVGACSALEEDDYITSTHRGHGHCIAKGLELEEMMSELYGKANGYCNGKGGSMHIADVDAGMLGANGIVGAGPPLATGAALTSQIKGEDTVALAFFGDGAVAQGQIHESINLAATWDLPAIFLVENNQFGEGTPVEKQHNLQNLSETAEAYNIPGFTVDGMDVTAVYEAVKEARKRALAQDGPTFIEADTYRYRGHFEGDQQPYRTDEDIAIWKENDAIEQFRKRLIDAGTITESEFDEMESEISEQVEAAAKTAKEAKYPDPNEAYDDMFNASVPEINDFAQQMRTDGGEDR; encoded by the coding sequence ATGGTATCAATTGACATCGAAACAGAAAGCGGACAAAAAGAAGCGTTACGTCGGATGTTAACAATACGGGCATTCGACACAAAAGCAGGCGAACTGTTCGGTGACGGGGAACTCCCGGGGTTCGTCCACCTCTACATCGGCGAGGAGGCAGTCGGTGTCGGCGCGTGTTCGGCGTTGGAAGAAGACGACTACATCACGAGTACGCACCGAGGCCACGGCCACTGCATCGCGAAGGGACTCGAATTAGAGGAGATGATGTCTGAGTTGTACGGCAAAGCGAACGGCTACTGTAACGGCAAAGGTGGCTCGATGCACATCGCGGATGTGGACGCGGGCATGTTGGGTGCGAACGGCATTGTCGGCGCCGGGCCGCCGCTTGCGACGGGTGCTGCTCTCACCTCACAGATCAAAGGCGAAGATACCGTCGCATTGGCATTCTTCGGCGACGGTGCCGTCGCACAGGGGCAAATTCACGAAAGCATCAACCTCGCCGCGACGTGGGACCTCCCGGCAATATTCCTGGTCGAGAACAACCAGTTCGGCGAGGGGACACCGGTCGAAAAACAGCATAATCTCCAGAACCTAAGTGAGACAGCAGAGGCGTACAATATCCCCGGATTCACGGTGGACGGGATGGACGTCACGGCCGTCTACGAAGCGGTGAAAGAGGCCCGCAAACGTGCGCTCGCACAGGATGGGCCGACGTTCATCGAAGCGGACACCTACCGCTATCGCGGTCATTTTGAAGGAGACCAACAACCGTACCGAACCGACGAGGACATTGCGATTTGGAAGGAGAACGACGCGATAGAGCAGTTCAGGAAACGGCTCATCGACGCCGGAACCATCACCGAATCGGAGTTTGACGAGATGGAATCGGAAATCAGCGAACAGGTGGAAGCGGCGGCGAAGACAGCCAAGGAAGCGAAGTATCCCGACCCGAACGAGGCCTACGACGACATGTTCAACGCGAGCGTACCCGAGATAAACGACTTTGCACAACAGATGCGGACTGACGGAGGTGAAGACCGATGA
- a CDS encoding alpha-ketoacid dehydrogenase subunit beta has translation MQETIVGAINDALHTEMATDEQVVVFGEDVAESGGVFRATDGLKDRFGGERVTDTPLSEIAIVGGAVGLAMYGYRPVAEIQFSGFLPPAFDQLVTQASRIRWRTRGEWTAPLVVRTPYGAGVNALEHHSESLEGAYGHIPGLKVVVPSTPHDAKGLLIAAIRDPDPVLFLEPKHIYRSFSGDLPEDSYEEPIGKAAVRRTGSELTVISWGAMMEPTIAAVENYGVDAEIIDLRTISPLDHKTVVESVKRTGRAMIVHEAARTGGFGSELVARINDDALMYLEAPVERVTGFDIPVPLLSMEDYYLPNPPRIEEGIRRVLDY, from the coding sequence ATGCAGGAAACTATCGTCGGAGCGATCAACGACGCGCTACACACCGAGATGGCAACGGATGAGCAGGTTGTAGTCTTTGGTGAGGACGTTGCGGAAAGCGGCGGTGTCTTCCGAGCGACTGATGGGCTAAAAGATCGTTTTGGTGGGGAGCGAGTCACTGACACACCCCTATCAGAGATTGCCATCGTTGGCGGTGCGGTTGGTCTCGCGATGTACGGGTATCGTCCCGTAGCTGAAATTCAGTTTTCAGGATTCCTCCCGCCGGCGTTCGACCAACTTGTCACGCAGGCCAGCCGAATTCGGTGGAGAACACGTGGGGAGTGGACCGCACCACTCGTTGTTCGAACACCATATGGGGCAGGAGTCAACGCACTTGAACATCACTCCGAGAGCCTAGAGGGAGCATACGGTCACATCCCCGGTTTGAAAGTAGTCGTCCCGAGCACGCCACACGATGCGAAGGGGCTACTCATCGCGGCTATCCGCGACCCTGACCCAGTGCTCTTTTTGGAGCCGAAACATATCTATCGGTCGTTCAGCGGGGATCTCCCCGAGGATTCCTATGAGGAACCGATCGGAAAGGCAGCCGTCCGTCGTACTGGATCAGAGTTAACTGTCATCTCATGGGGAGCCATGATGGAGCCGACAATAGCGGCTGTCGAGAATTACGGTGTTGACGCCGAGATAATTGATCTCCGCACCATCTCACCACTGGATCATAAAACAGTCGTTGAATCAGTAAAGCGGACGGGGCGGGCGATGATAGTGCACGAAGCAGCACGAACTGGCGGATTCGGCTCAGAACTCGTCGCTCGCATTAATGACGATGCACTGATGTACCTTGAAGCACCCGTTGAACGAGTCACTGGTTTTGACATCCCAGTCCCCTTGCTCTCGATGGAGGACTACTACCTCCCCAATCCACCTCGAATTGAAGAAGGAATTCGGCGTGTGCTCGACTACTGA
- a CDS encoding thiamine pyrophosphate-dependent dehydrogenase E1 component subunit alpha, with amino-acid sequence MNNDHKLVASVGADQGRISQENLEIGLFQILAPDGSYNSEAVPSLDDDAFRELYRWMLVERTFDKRMVKLQRRGQIGTFGSGRGQEASIIGSGYALKDDDWLLGMGREAGAMFLQGLPIRDLILFWRGLEDANREMAKHNQMIAISIGSHLPLVTGTAWGMKLADEDNVVTAYFGDGASSTGAVHEAVNFAGVLDVPAVFFCQNNQYAISTPFEKQTNARSVAQRAIGYGINGIRVDGNDVLAVYEAVSEARKAARAGNPTLVESVTYRRDAHTTSDDPGRYRNESEVEQWQERDPIARYESFLRSEGLWSEIDRETLVEEINDEFDAALAAADEYEQRSVDEIFEYLYDELPPYLQRQLVEFKAFLEERPDAYDHIEQRVKG; translated from the coding sequence ATGAATAATGATCATAAGTTAGTAGCATCGGTTGGTGCAGATCAAGGTCGAATCTCGCAGGAGAATCTCGAGATCGGATTGTTTCAAATTCTTGCCCCCGACGGTTCATACAATTCCGAAGCAGTTCCAAGTCTCGACGACGATGCGTTTCGCGAGCTCTACCGCTGGATGCTCGTAGAACGGACATTCGACAAGCGGATGGTGAAACTTCAGCGACGCGGTCAGATAGGAACCTTCGGCTCCGGGCGCGGTCAGGAGGCAAGTATTATCGGATCCGGATACGCACTCAAAGACGATGACTGGCTACTCGGGATGGGGCGTGAAGCGGGCGCAATGTTCCTTCAGGGATTGCCAATACGGGATCTGATACTGTTCTGGCGTGGCCTTGAGGACGCGAACCGAGAGATGGCTAAACACAACCAAATGATCGCCATTTCCATTGGGTCGCATCTCCCGCTCGTCACCGGTACCGCGTGGGGCATGAAACTTGCCGACGAGGACAACGTCGTTACAGCGTACTTCGGTGACGGAGCGAGCAGTACCGGTGCCGTCCATGAGGCAGTGAACTTCGCAGGCGTGCTCGATGTGCCGGCGGTATTTTTCTGCCAGAATAATCAGTACGCAATTTCAACGCCATTCGAGAAGCAAACAAATGCACGCTCCGTAGCGCAGAGAGCTATCGGATATGGAATCAATGGCATCCGTGTGGACGGAAACGACGTATTAGCTGTCTACGAGGCTGTCTCTGAGGCACGCAAGGCTGCTCGTGCTGGAAATCCAACGCTTGTAGAGTCGGTGACATACCGCCGAGACGCCCACACGACCAGTGACGATCCGGGTCGGTACCGCAACGAGTCAGAAGTGGAACAGTGGCAAGAACGTGACCCGATTGCTCGGTACGAGTCGTTCCTCCGATCGGAGGGATTGTGGAGCGAAATCGATCGGGAAACGCTGGTTGAAGAGATTAATGATGAGTTCGACGCCGCACTGGCGGCGGCGGATGAATACGAACAGCGGAGTGTTGACGAGATATTCGAGTACCTATATGACGAACTACCACCATACCTCCAACGGCAACTGGTTGAGTTCAAGGCGTTCCTCGAGGAACGCCCTGATGCGTACGATCACATCGAACAACGGGTGAAAGGGTGA
- a CDS encoding fumarylacetoacetate hydrolase family protein, whose amino-acid sequence MRFVRFDEDRLGLLTDDDTGVIDLSDRLDLITRDPLLEFIRSDYDASEFTDANPDYDIEDVHIGAPIKRPGKVIAAPLNYENHIEEAIADKDITTDEWFSIEDKGYFLKAPSSVVGPDDGVKLPFSDRRVDHEIELAFVMESDVKDIDAEEVWDNIFGYTILLDISVRGDQDRSNRKSYDTFTVIGPCVVTRDEIDDPQSLDMELQLNGETKQRDNTSDMVYTCADVVQYASLGTTIEAGDVITTGTPEGVSALSDGDTIDAEIENVGSMTVDVTARDTSFEDVDVQKGGQK is encoded by the coding sequence ATGCGATTCGTTCGATTCGACGAGGACCGACTAGGATTGCTTACCGACGACGATACTGGCGTCATCGATCTCAGTGACCGGCTGGATCTTATCACCCGTGATCCGCTGTTGGAATTTATCCGCAGTGACTATGACGCGAGCGAGTTTACCGATGCAAATCCAGATTATGACATCGAGGACGTTCACATCGGCGCCCCTATCAAACGGCCAGGGAAGGTTATCGCCGCCCCACTCAACTACGAAAATCACATCGAGGAAGCTATCGCCGACAAAGACATTACAACGGATGAGTGGTTCTCGATCGAGGACAAAGGATACTTCCTAAAAGCGCCCTCGAGCGTTGTCGGGCCAGATGACGGTGTCAAACTTCCGTTCTCGGATCGTCGTGTTGACCACGAGATCGAACTCGCGTTCGTGATGGAGTCGGATGTCAAAGACATAGATGCCGAGGAAGTATGGGATAACATCTTTGGGTACACCATCCTGCTCGACATTTCCGTTCGCGGTGATCAAGACCGCTCCAATAGGAAGTCCTATGACACATTCACAGTCATCGGGCCATGCGTCGTCACACGCGACGAGATTGACGACCCGCAGAGTCTCGATATGGAACTCCAACTCAATGGCGAGACGAAACAACGGGACAATACGAGTGACATGGTATACACGTGTGCTGACGTTGTGCAGTATGCCTCTCTCGGAACGACTATCGAGGCCGGAGACGTCATCACGACGGGAACTCCGGAGGGTGTGAGTGCCCTGTCGGATGGCGACACCATCGACGCTGAAATCGAGAATGTTGGTTCCATGACCGTCGATGTAACGGCCCGTGACACTAGTTTTGAGGACGTAGACGTTCAGAAGGGCGGCCAAAAATAG